The Reichenbachiella carrageenanivorans region GGATTTTCCTTCATTTTCTCCTCTTTGGTTTTAGAAAACTCTGACATGATCACATTGGTAATCTCTCTCCCATGATAAGCCTCACCTTTACTGATAGACTCCAATGCTTCAAGTAGCACTTGTTTTCCAGCATCTTTGGAAATATAACCATTGGCTCCAGCCTTGAGCATGTTTACAATGTGCTGTTCGTCTACATACATACTCATGGCCAATACTTTGGTACTGGGCATTTTTTCTTTGATGGCTTTGGTACAAGCCACTCCATCGAGGTTTGGCATATTGATGTCGATGACTACAATATCTACGTTGTGATCTGCCAGATACTCTAGCGCCTCTACTCCATCTGAAGCCTCAGCA contains the following coding sequences:
- a CDS encoding response regulator — its product is MSINILLVDDHKIMRDGIKAIITESQDYQVVAEASDGVEALEYLADHNVDIVVIDINMPNLDGVACTKAIKEKMPSTKVLAMSMYVDEQHIVNMLKAGANGYISKDAGKQVLLEALESISKGEAYHGREITNVIMSEFSKTKEEKMKENPIGFLTNREIDVLKLIIEEKSNYEIADELHISIRTVDAHRRNLLQKTGVKNAVGLTKFAIKHGL